Genomic window (Cardiocondyla obscurior isolate alpha-2009 linkage group LG06, Cobs3.1, whole genome shotgun sequence):
GGCGCGGAGAGTCCAAGAAACCTCTACCTTGCAAGAAGGTCAGCGTAGCTTGACCTCGAGTCCCAGTCCCTTGCTGGACGCAGGGTCAAGTTTGCTCGAGACCGGCAACGACCTTGACAAGCAATTAGAAGATCGCACCGGCTTGTCGTCACAAAAACTAAACTCCAGCAAGGAGAAATTGAAGAACGTGCAGCAGGTGTTGAATCCCTACCAGCATCATCACGAGGCGGTGGAGCGTGGCGTTCACGGGCATTTTCACGGCGATATACACAGTCATATTTACAAGCATACTGATAATTTCAGAAACACCAATCTCGACGAGAGCTTGATAGGCTTTCAACAGCATCAGCGACAGCATACGCATCACCATCACGGCAATGCAAAGACGAGCGTCGCGCATCATCACGCTCACACACCAGGAATGACCGGGCATCATCACGGAAATCTGGCAGCCAGCCTGAATCACGTTCATGGTAATTCCGGTCCTCTCCACGGATCTGGTTTGTATTTTGtactttcataattttttattaattaatattatttaaactatattatatattaacgCGTTGGTTGCTGCTTCAGGTTCCGGCTCTATAAACCAAGCCGGCTCCGCCACTTCTATGGGACATCATCATCCAATGACGATTGCGGCCACAATCAACCATCTCAACTCACCCCACAGTCATCACCGACTCAACGCCGGCTCGAGCTTGGCTCATCACTCAAATCCCACCTTTCCTAGCGACCACCATGGCACCTCGGGTGCACTGAGCGGCGCCTCGTCAAATTCCAGCATGATGAACCACGGCGGGTCACCCACGGTGCATCGGCACGTGGTTAACGTCAACAGCAGCTTGTCGACGACGCCCTTGGGTGGCCATCATCGTGGCAGCTCGTCGGGCAGTCTGACCGGCCGCTCCAGCGTGAACCACCACCACGTCAGCTCCGGCATATCGTGTGAGTCTTCGTCGTCGAACGCGAATACCAGAACACACAGCCGGCTGGACCACGTCCACGACCACCATCATCATCTGCAGTCGGTGCACCCGTTACACGCGAGTCACACCGACACCAGGCCAAGGGAGCGGGCGCCTTCCAGCCTGGATCATCACGGGCATCTCCACGGCCACGTACATAATCATGGCCATCCGCACGGGCAAAGCGACACCAAGAATGCGTCTCTCATGGGCATTGACGCTATTCAGGTTCGTGCAAGATCTAGATCATGCCATTTAGTTCGCATTAAAAAATCCCAGAATTTTCAGGCTGTCGCTCTTTTCGAATTAGAGCGCTTTAAATCTCTGGCCCTCGCACCTCCTACAATTGTAAAAGGACCgtttcaagaaattaattagatcCACCGTATGATTGCGCGCTCATAAATTTTCTTCATACTTCGCGAAATGAGGAGAATGACTTATGCCACCGTTCCGCCCAGCGGCTCGTATATTCCTTGCCGTTTTTGCCGCCACATCTGAGAAAATACATGTTCGTGAATCGCCATATCTCTATCCGCGCACGCTTGAGTTACGCTCACCGTGTCCCGGCCACGCGAGAAGCTATAAATCGTGTACTAAGCAACGGTTCTGCCCTTAGAGCTTATATCGGGAAATATTTTCAGCCGAGAGCCGAATGTGCAGCGCGCGCAGGAATGATTAATGATCGCTGCCCGCTGCAGAGATATTCGAATTTCGCCGCGagcgcggcaaaaaaaaaaatattaattttaccggGCACTCTTTACCCGCGGGTGTCAACAACGAAGCTCCGTGCTAACATTAAAAATCATGTGAGATTCACACGTCGCTTGAGTTTAACGATCACGACGTTCAAGAGCTAGGCAGAGACGATTACAAAATAATGGCCTGCTTAAGCCatacgtaatattaataacgcacAAAAAAACACAATTAATTGCCtgtaaaagttaattatttcactttGTATACCGCCTTCGACTCATTAACGATTCATTTTCTAACGCTTACCATCTGATAGCGATATTTTTCGATGTAGATTAATGTAGTtcaaactttattaattgctGCAGAATtaatgagaataaaataaaaaaatactgagatttttaaatgctttgaatacttatatatttaacaaaaatatatttttaggttTCGGCTCCGACGAAGAATAAATGCCAGTGCCATATGATGCACTCCGGAGGGAGCAACGAAGGAGCCGAAGGTGAGAGTGACGGGGGCGTCGAGATGGCATCAAGAACACATCAACCTCCTGCACTTCCTCCGCGTCCGCCGCCGAGACCCGCGAGACGCTACGAAGCAACTACTGCCAGTCAGTGTGAGTAATTTAATTCTTGTTTCATTAAACATTAGTAACTTAtctatttaactttattatctATCTAGATTGTTTTTGAACTCCTTAAATGTAACCAATGAATTTTACTGAGTAATCCATTTTAACAGAGTTGTATTTAGTACAGATTTAGTATCACCGTTTAATATTTCCTCCACTTATACGTCGATACGAATGACATTAACTCGCTTCATATAACTTTATTTCCATTCAAGAATCCTAGAACGTCAGGCGATCGTTGAAGGCATCAAACGGCGTTTCCTGAAAGTTTACCGAGTGCCCTCGTTGCCTGGTGATAGTTCTCCATTCCGAAGTTCCTTTACAATTATCCATCCCGACGTTTGCACTATCAGCCGGACGAGACGGTGTCTTATCAAGTGTGGGTGCGCGTTATCGACGACCACGTATCAGGTTTCTGCCCCATTCGTTCACGAGACTGCATCCCTGCATCCCTGCGGACCTTCCATTCCCAACCGCACCGGGTCGCTCGAATCATCCGGGGGTATATCGACCAGTCGGTGCTTGCACCAACCGTGAGTAGGACGAGCCACCCTGTGCAAGGGGTTGCGAGCGGCTTTGAAGCGGGCCGACGACACGACCAGCGACGTGACGTCTACGTAGCGTGTCGAGCACGTTCGACGTTCCTTCACGTCGATGTGGAAAAGAAACCACCCCCAAGATGCACCCGGATCTCATGCGGATCTGATGTCTGGGCAGCCGCCACCTGTAGGACACGTCGCAACGTGTCTCCCTGCGACGGCTATAAGTTTGAGTGATCATGAAGAGGAATTGACAAGATTAAGAATCAACTGATTGTCAGATATTTGGCCGCCGGACCGCCTTGATtcattcaaaatttatatgtgAAAGGCTGAGTGACTcttcaattaaaattgcagagGTTGACGTAGTTAATGATTTCCGATGACGATTGCTGACAGCGAAAGTGAGTCGGCCCAACCGGAAATGCACGACGTACAGGTGACCTTGGCAGATGGAGAACTCTCGTAGTGACACGTGCCCCGTGTAGAACGTTGCAGACAATGAAATGCTTATTGTGCCATTGGAAATATTGAACGACTGCtcatacaattatttattcgactATCTCGCAGTATAAAGTTATAGTCGAcgctataattattttatttaacgtcaAGAATActcaagtataaaaaatactttacaaaACAATATATAACAACATTAATGAACATTAACAGCATTAACTAATGTAATTATCAAAGCTGACACTgcaatatcataaaaaaaaaaaaaagaattgctaAAATGGATATCGCGGCAGTCAAAATCAATTTCGATCaatttgcgtttttttttctttttttgtcatttttaattttatacaaaattgaatcaacaattttatttgattaaaactATTTGCAGTGGCGGAATCGAATTATATACATCTGTCATGTGATGGCAAGTGATAAAAACGTCGGAGTGAGTCCACGAGACTGCTAAAAATTGTCATGAGCTGACATAGGGCAACACGAGGAAGATGGATAGCTACCCGGTGCTTCAAATAGTGCGCTGCCGCCTCGGAACGGAGATGGAAATGGACAACCACGGATACCCGTTCCCGATGGCGGCACACTCGCACTCACACCTGCCGCATCCGGCGAATCACGCGCACTTCCCGAGGTCGCATTATCCGCATCCCTGTGGTACCAACCCCTTTTACTCATCACATATCTTTACGTTCTCTCTGCGCACTCGAGCGCGTACTTATTAATAGGCACCGTGCAACGCTGCATTGAGACAAGGTCAAAGGTTGCGACACCTCGTTCTTTGTTTGTCCATTTATGTACAACTgcgattttgtaattaatttaaaaaccaTTGATTGTAAAGCCATCAATCTTAAATGACACGTCTTGCCTGAAATtccttataaataattaaatactaaatttttaacgattatCTTAGATATGTaggcaaaatttattttactttttattttcttttattgagaaaataactaatttattCTCGACTAAATTGGGTCGGGATCTTTCTCAGCGGTGAATATCGCAGGTAGAAATTGTGCCATGACAGATTGAAGGCTGAAGATTGTATTGCATCTAAAGAAAACCGCGGACCCCATCAATTCTTAACCCATGAGTATTCTATAAAGTGGAATGTGCGTACGCTTCGACGTTAATGTTACCGATTTCTCATCATTCTTCTCGAAAAACGGTGAATTCGCCCCGCCGAAGAAAGGGCAGAGTTTCCTTAAAGGGATCCATTCGACTTTTCTCTTCCCTCAGAATTTCCACTCcgtaaattttatatcccCCGCCTTCTTGAACGGTAGATTAGGATCAGAAGACGCATCACGCTCCACGTATTTCTCAAAGACATTTGTCGAGATTCGTGCCCGAAGGAACACACAGCGATTCTCTTTCGGGATATAAAATCTATCGATTTTCATCTCAGAGATTTCTTTGGTTTCTTTTGCAAGCGTATCTTTTGCCGAGAgcgaatgtaaatttttaacaagcaGCTTTCGgtctttaaaaatgttatacaaACATATTTTTGACTGCGTTTATGCTCCAATTCTCTTCTGAATGTTTCAGCGATTTATATCCGGTGCGAACAATATatccggaaaaaaaatagaaaagaaaaaggaaattctGAGGGAGCTTGAAAATAGGAATATTAACTTATTGTCTTCAAAGCTTGAGTATATTGACGCCTGAAAGAGAATTTACTGCACGGTCGTCGCACTGGACTCAATAGGAACCTATGACAAAGGAAGTCGAACCCGGATGCCGTCAGACGGAACAACACAGCTATGTTGAATGTTACAAAAGCGACATCGTATATGCGTTTCTCGACGCGGTCGCGATAGAAACGGAAATACAATTGGTGGCTTCTGAGTTTCTACGAGAATCGCGAGAtagcaaagaaaattaaatttatgtgtttaatatttttagacagATAAATCTAAACGGCGCCTATcgatatttgatttaaataattttcttttttttttattactttttaaatgtattcttTCTGTTACGTCCCACATTTTTGTGCATTGTTATCTCATTTATCACGTGTCCGAGGGTCATTTTGACGGCCCGAAATGTCGCCCTTTAAGGACCATCGACCCCTTCTCGAGGAAATCTCAGCGGGAGTAAGCCGTGCTAGATCCTCGGTTAGCAGGATAATGATGGTCCCTGCGTGAGAACCCAACAGCCGTGATCCTGATCTGGTCACAATGGGAAACGTGCCGCGAGCAGAATTCCTCGAATATCCATAGACGACAATCGCCCTCGACCTGCTCACGTCGATATTCGCGTCTTGATAATGTATTACCGAATAGGATCAAAATTAACTGCAGCCTTGACTCATAAGTGTGGCGTCATCGACAATTAAAtactgttatttaattaaatttaatagatcTAGAAGAAATGTTTGATATAAAtgtttagatatttttttagattatttgcagagaaattaatttattagaaattaaaatatttgattttgcaGGTCACaccggcgacggcggctgttGCAAGAAGTACGTCGTTCTCTGCTACCTTTGCGGCGGGTTGAGTGCGGCAGTGGGCAGCTTGTTTCTAGCGGTGCACGCGATTCTTTCAGCTCATACGGACAGCCTAGCGCTCTTCGAGACCGTGCCGTCTTACATTCCCGGTATTATGGTAAGAAAAGCCAAAACTCTAGTCATATTATTAACTCATTTTGGCGTAACAACATAGTTTGGAAAGTTCCAcgcaaagatattaaaatgttaagcGACAGAACTTagcaaattaaaatgcaaatatccAAGCGCGACGAATTTCTTTTGATTCTAATTAGTTTATCGTTTCAGTTGATCCTGATGGGTTTCTTCACGATGCTGTTGGCTAGGCGGAAGCACAGATACGGTCTTCTGGTAAGTTTACGTAGACTTTGTGTCCTCGTGGGGCAACCGTTGTTGCTGCTGACAGTTCCGCTATTAAACTGGGTTTATCACTTTTGCAGATGAAAGTCTGCGGTTCCGTAGGAGTGGTGTGCGCGCTGGTATGCGTACTCGTCACCGTTACAACCACTGTGATCCACATGTCCCGGCTGCAGAATCTTCGCGAATGCGTTTACACCGCGCGCGCAAGGTAAATCCCAGAAGAAATTACGACTGTAAAGTGGCAAAATACCTCGACGTTGCGAAATAGCCGTACAATTTGCGGAGATAATGATATTTCGTATTATTATGACAATTTAATACCGCCATACATATGCGAAAtctttcttataaaaatataacagaaaAATGAATCTTCCTTGTGGAAACAACATATTAAAGTTTCTTAAATAAAAGcatactttatatatatattaatttttttttttttagaaatattattgaattgtagattttctaaattaaaataagcatCTCGTAGGGATATTAATTTCAGCTTCTCATGTGATAATTTTTACAGGTCATGCACGTGTTACGGTGCGCCGCAGTCAAAGGGAGACCCCGGAGTGCTGTTCGAGGGGACGCCTCACTGCGAGGCGGTGCATGGCGCACTGTCAGATTGTCTCAGGGCTCTTTTCGGCGTCTCGGTGGCCGGTATATTAGCCTGTATATTTTCCTGCATGCTGGTGTACCAGTTGCTAAGccacgagaaaaagaaaatgtactGGGAGCAACTGGAGCTGAGATGCAGATCGTTGTATGGCCAGGGCGGCGCGGTCGGTCCACCGGCTGGCTCGTGTGGATGCTGTAACGATTGCGGTGGCGCGAACCCTTGGTGGGCACAAACACCAGGGAACTTGTACACGCCGAATCCCGATATGGCACCATCTAGGCACGTAGGCCgatagaataataaatttcaacagaatttgttttaaaaaatgctagAAAATCTACAAATTTTTCAgttactaaaattattttactttcacaGAAGGTGGCGGCTACCTTGGTCAAGATCAAGAGGACCAGCACCGAGCCCTGATTCGAATTATGGTTTTCATACGCAAACACGTCCAACAGAAGCCAATGTGGAAAGCGGAACTGGCCCCTACAGTGTCTTTAACTCACAATCGAGCGGCCCTTATTCCGTTTTAAATGCTCCGAATACTCCATACACTCCGAGCACCGCGTCTTATAGCGTATTGGAAACTCCAGTGCCATTGTGGGGACCACCACCACCATATAGCGATCCCAATAGTCCCGCCAGACGACCACAAATGACTGAATCGAGAGCCAGAATTACCAAGAGGATGGATAACTTCGAAAATAACgaaggtaaaatatttttatttttataaaaaaaaaatagtaacaaaaatatataaattacctTCGTTTTTTTATCGTCCCGTGTTTAGATCACAGATCGAGATCCGCAAAACGTCCGTCTGATAATTACGAGAATGCCGAGGAGATATCTAATAGCACGGATCCCGAGGGCGGGAACGAAGGAACGATTAAGGGAAGACGAGCCAGAAAGCCTTTGAAGGGCGTAGAAAATGGGGCATTTCAACAGGAAACGAATCCCGGCCCGAAACAATCTGAGAGTGAATTATATTTTGGTGATGTGTCTTCGTGCTGCGGACCTGAAAGTAGTTTTTACGATCTAGCAGTGGAGAAAGaaggtatttattaaaattaataaaattataatatctttttagaactattctaattataaaatatattttaataaaattaattggctTTTATTACTTGTTCGATTCGTCAGTGGCGGCGGTGACAACTTGCAGCAAAtttcctcaaaaaaaaaaaaaagaaataattaaatgaataatttaaaactttaatttgaacgtaatacattttttagtTTCGAAAAAATCTGCTACGAACCGCTACCGACGAATAGATCGAAGGTTTGTTCTTTCCAAACTGAACTGGTGCATACTAATGTAAAAAGTAGAACAAACCTCGATTAATACAAATCAACTACACAAATCAAACGTTCTctcgttttttaaatagtatatgtatatgtttatgtatatgtttttttaatttattttatttacaagattttttaaattttatttgaaaaataaaaaggttttattttctagataaaaatatttttgcaagatTCTTGACACATTCAATATTCTTGTATCCTCTACAGGTGCTGAACGACCGGAAGGTGTAGACTATCTCGCGAGTAGACTTGGGAAGCGTCAGTTGTCGAAAAGATCTCGATTACCTCTTCCTTTGCCGGCAGACAACGGTGATATTCCTTGTGACAATTATGCGAATAGCGATGAAACGAGGAGCACGCGAGGTCCGTTCCTAGCTCCTGACGCGCAATATGAGGTAATTCAGCAAGGCCGTTATTCGTATTACGGATCGAAAGACGACGAAGAAATGCAGGAAGGTCCAACGAGTTCGAACTATTTCCGGGAGGACGATACCGAGAGGGAGAGGCGCGAAAGGGATTACAGGGATTATAGAAGCAACCAGGAGGAGGAAACGCCGCAATGTTGTCTGAGCGACTCAACAACTCTGGATTCTGGCTGGCAAAGCGGGGAACAACAGCAATCGGACGATAATGTTCGGCCAGTGAACGTGTGACTTTAGACCTACCTACGAAATTATTGGTATTCTCGCCTATTTCGCCCGAACTAATCTAACCTAACAAAAGTGATAAGCAACCAACGATTTCTTGCAGGAAAGTGAAGGAAAACAGTTATATCGGACGTTTGTTAAATTGAAGTAAGAAAATCGAAGGAGGCGCGTGACAATAGCTTTCGATCTGTGAATAAATGTGGCGATAATATTCAAACTTGACAGGTAAGGTCCTAGTcgaatgataataaatttgcttGTAAGAAGCATAATTAAACTTAGTGCTCTAAATGTGAACTCTGGAATATTACGTGCATTGACTTTcacttattttaatagttgTTAACGTATCAATCGATCACATGCcactatatttttattcctcggtattaaaatatacatatttttattttgatgccatagacaatttaatattgatgaaaagacttaaaaaataatttgaattagtgaacattaattaataacactAAACACaagctaattttaatttggatGAGACTaaactgatttaattttttattagaagcTTGCCAGTTTAGTATATAATCTATATGTgaataaacttt
Coding sequences:
- the LOC139103163 gene encoding uncharacterized protein gives rise to the protein MSQPELISDLDVPENSQHPCQCSSINNMDPMRTPRDRIDRHMNASRISNNQDLPRNLETLQNVFEPVRRLESPHPEKSQINLDNTRNVDLLEHQVNMSSSSRSMNSPNSLLSLHGHNLSCSPRNLDLSRNLAFEAARRVQETSTLQEGQRSLTSSPSPLLDAGSSLLETGNDLDKQLEDRTGLSSQKLNSSKEKLKNVQQVLNPYQHHHEAVERGVHGHFHGDIHSHIYKHTDNFRNTNLDESLIGFQQHQRQHTHHHHGNAKTSVAHHHAHTPGMTGHHHGNLAASLNHVHGNSGPLHGSGSGSINQAGSATSMGHHHPMTIAATINHLNSPHSHHRLNAGSSLAHHSNPTFPSDHHGTSGALSGASSNSSMMNHGGSPTVHRHVVNVNSSLSTTPLGGHHRGSSSGSLTGRSSVNHHHVSSGISCESSSSNANTRTHSRLDHVHDHHHHLQSVHPLHASHTDTRPRERAPSSLDHHGHLHGHVHNHGHPHGQSDTKNASLMGIDAIQVSAPTKNKCQCHMMHSGGSNEGAEGESDGGVEMASRTHQPPALPPRPPPRPARRYEATTASQCHTGDGGCCKKYVVLCYLCGGLSAAVGSLFLAVHAILSAHTDSLALFETVPSYIPGIMLILMGFFTMLLARRKHRYGLLMKVCGSVGVVCALVCVLVTVTTTVIHMSRLQNLRECVYTARARSCTCYGAPQSKGDPGVLFEGTPHCEAVHGALSDCLRALFGVSVAGILACIFSCMLVYQLLSHEKKKMYWEQLELRCRSLYGQGGAVGPPAGSCGCCNDCGGANPWWAQTPGNLYTPNPDMAPSRRWRLPWSRSRGPAPSPDSNYGFHTQTRPTEANVESGTGPYSVFNSQSSGPYSVLNAPNTPYTPSTASYSVLETPVPLWGPPPPYSDPNSPARRPQMTESRARITKRMDNFENNEDHRSRSAKRPSDNYENAEEISNSTDPEGGNEGTIKGRRARKPLKGVENGAFQQETNPGPKQSESELYFGDVSSCCGPESSFYDLAVEKEGAERPEGVDYLASRLGKRQLSKRSRLPLPLPADNGDIPCDNYANSDETRSTRGPFLAPDAQYEVIQQGRYSYYGSKDDEEMQEGPTSSNYFREDDTERERRERDYRDYRSNQEEETPQCCLSDSTTLDSGWQSGEQQQSDDNVRPVNV